One part of the Pirellulales bacterium genome encodes these proteins:
- a CDS encoding carboxymuconolactone decarboxylase family protein → MDAFLPPIEQPKGLMMKLIYYFTKLQFGKVLTPVKVVYARLPLGFGKFASKIGKLDKKLHLSPELALLIRERVAQLNVCLFCIDIGRSFVIKSSMNEAKFDALEEYRTNPQFSDAERAALDYSTELTQEKKVAPATFARLREHFSEREICEIVWLVASEHFYNLTNLGLNIHSDMLCDISKRKKHLQTAATETLAARSDDRAASH, encoded by the coding sequence ATGGATGCCTTTCTGCCACCGATCGAACAGCCCAAAGGGCTGATGATGAAGCTTATTTACTATTTCACAAAGCTGCAATTTGGCAAGGTGCTAACACCCGTCAAAGTAGTTTATGCCCGCTTGCCACTTGGGTTTGGAAAGTTCGCTTCGAAAATCGGCAAGTTGGACAAGAAGCTACATTTGTCGCCAGAACTAGCGTTGCTTATCCGCGAACGGGTAGCACAGTTGAACGTTTGCTTGTTCTGCATCGATATTGGCCGATCGTTTGTCATTAAATCGTCGATGAACGAGGCGAAGTTTGATGCGCTGGAGGAATATCGCACCAACCCGCAGTTCAGCGATGCAGAGCGGGCAGCGCTGGATTATTCGACCGAGCTAACCCAAGAGAAAAAGGTCGCTCCGGCTACCTTTGCCCGGCTACGCGAACATTTTTCCGAACGCGAGATCTGCGAAATTGTCTGGTTGGTGGCCAGCGAACACTTTTACAATTTGACGAACCTGGGTTTGAATATCCATTCGGATATGCTTTGCGACATCAGCAAACGGAAGAAACATCTTCAGACAGCAGCGACGGAAACGTTAGCCGCACGATCCGATGATCGAGCGGCTTCGCATTGA
- a CDS encoding right-handed parallel beta-helix repeat-containing protein: protein MILKIFTTAAFSGLLLALGLPAAARDLYVNNVSGDDLFDGLAAEWEYPGHGPNQTIWRALRSALPGDHINLAKTSEPYRESISLVGSRRSGHVLHRFVLEGSGATLDGSRLVPPGAWRFVRGEVFRFQPERMDFQQLFRDGLPLVERPYSSIFDHKLELDPLQWALADGWIYFRAEKGRVPQDYRLSYASLRTGITAYQVEGIEISNLIVQGFQLDGIHLNDAVGPSVISGVIARGNGRSGIAVSGVSDVVLEGCLLGDNGHYQLLVQEFGKVNLLNCNLLDNTGPKWKIRNSGKLRIDGEIPMTNSSDRR, encoded by the coding sequence ATGATTCTTAAAATCTTCACTACCGCGGCGTTTTCCGGCCTGCTGTTGGCACTCGGTTTGCCAGCCGCCGCACGCGATCTATACGTCAACAACGTCAGCGGCGACGATTTGTTCGATGGATTGGCGGCAGAGTGGGAATATCCTGGACATGGGCCGAATCAAACGATTTGGCGAGCACTGCGTTCGGCACTGCCGGGAGATCACATTAATCTTGCGAAAACCAGCGAGCCGTATCGAGAAAGCATCAGCCTGGTGGGCAGCCGGCGCAGCGGCCATGTGTTGCATCGATTCGTGCTCGAAGGCAGCGGTGCGACCCTTGACGGCTCGCGACTGGTGCCGCCAGGAGCTTGGCGCTTCGTGCGCGGTGAGGTTTTCCGCTTTCAACCTGAACGGATGGACTTCCAGCAATTATTTCGCGACGGACTGCCTCTTGTCGAGCGACCCTATTCCTCGATTTTCGATCACAAGTTGGAGCTTGATCCGCTCCAATGGGCGTTGGCCGACGGCTGGATCTATTTTCGCGCGGAGAAAGGCCGAGTTCCGCAGGATTATCGGCTAAGCTATGCTTCTCTGCGCACCGGTATTACGGCGTATCAAGTCGAGGGCATCGAAATCAGCAACTTGATCGTGCAAGGCTTCCAACTTGACGGTATCCACCTGAACGATGCTGTCGGCCCGTCGGTCATATCTGGCGTCATTGCGCGCGGCAACGGCCGCAGCGGCATCGCGGTGAGCGGTGTCTCGGACGTCGTATTGGAAGGTTGCTTGCTGGGCGACAATGGGCACTACCAGTTGCTCGTGCAAGAATTTGGCAAAGTCAACCTGCTGAATTGCAATCTGCTCGACAATACAGGGCCAAAATGGAAAATACGCAACAGCGGAAAACTGCGCATCGATGGAGAAATTCCGATGACGAATTCGAGCGACCGACGGTAG
- a CDS encoding flippase-like domain-containing protein — protein MKKLLWNLLRWGVPVAILAYLLYDATRNDSFVRLRNEPKHWGYLALALLLCFVAVALTIGRWYYLVRVLQIPLRVRDAFRLGFLGYLLNFVSPGSVGGDLFKAVFLARDRPGRRAEVAITVIVDRLVGLYALFLVGTAAILFTGVWRSNADQVRIACQVMFWCTGVGTVALIASSLPSFAEGVVSRWLQSLPRIGPILERLAKANRMYYRHFWAMPLAVLMSVGVHALYAVGIWLIAIGLLSDAPSLDSHFVIVPTAMATGAIPLAPNGLGTFELVVKTLYQYLPGGTEAAASAGLLVALGYRVITVLIAAVGAVVYVWSRREMSEVLHEAHEVAEGDNCDPHPESLASAY, from the coding sequence GTGAAGAAATTACTCTGGAATCTGCTGCGATGGGGCGTGCCGGTGGCGATACTCGCTTACTTGCTCTACGACGCCACGCGGAACGACAGTTTTGTGAGGCTGCGAAATGAGCCTAAGCATTGGGGCTATCTCGCGCTGGCGTTGCTGCTTTGTTTTGTCGCCGTCGCCTTGACCATCGGGCGCTGGTACTACTTGGTCCGCGTATTGCAGATTCCGCTTCGAGTGCGTGATGCTTTTCGTTTGGGCTTTCTCGGTTACCTTTTGAATTTCGTTTCGCCCGGTAGCGTCGGCGGCGACTTATTCAAGGCCGTCTTTTTGGCGCGCGATCGGCCTGGCCGGCGCGCGGAAGTTGCCATCACCGTCATCGTCGACCGCTTGGTCGGCTTGTATGCATTATTTCTCGTTGGCACCGCGGCTATTTTGTTCACCGGCGTCTGGCGATCGAACGCAGACCAAGTTCGCATTGCGTGCCAGGTCATGTTTTGGTGTACTGGCGTTGGTACGGTGGCGCTGATTGCATCGTCGCTTCCCAGCTTTGCTGAGGGGGTGGTTTCTCGATGGCTGCAAAGCCTGCCGCGCATCGGCCCGATTCTCGAACGTTTGGCGAAGGCAAACCGAATGTACTACCGTCATTTTTGGGCCATGCCGCTCGCGGTGCTGATGAGCGTCGGAGTTCACGCGCTCTACGCGGTCGGCATCTGGCTGATCGCCATCGGCCTGCTTAGCGACGCCCCGTCGCTCGACTCCCATTTTGTGATCGTGCCAACCGCAATGGCAACGGGTGCGATTCCACTGGCGCCGAATGGGCTTGGAACTTTTGAGCTGGTTGTGAAAACGCTCTATCAGTATTTGCCAGGAGGGACCGAAGCAGCCGCCAGCGCGGGATTGCTGGTGGCGCTGGGATATCGAGTGATTACCGTCCTAATTGCCGCTGTGGGAGCGGTCGTCTACGTTTGGAGCCGTCGCGAAATGTCGGAAGTGCTGCACGAAGCGCATGAAGTTGCCGAAGGAGACAATTGCGATCCACATCCGGAATCGCTCGCTTCGGCCTATTAA
- a CDS encoding MFS transporter translates to MATEPAFSRSAPPTAPPLPLGLNVRLSAMMFLQYAIWGAWLPLFFAFLTERPLAPFTGEQAGLLFGVAAVGAIIAPFLAGQIADRYFSTERFLGLSHLIGAGLIWQLGSLTTFKSLLVFGFFYSLIYAPTLSLTNALAFHHLPDRDRDFGRVRVWGTVGWIVVGIGMGQWLLRMHTPLGEEVAAEQIRSAHVLGMADAFRLSGVLGIILGIYCFFLPHTPPQKGESKFAAGEAMQEIKRNPLLTLFLIAFPVSCIHQFYFVRTEGFLGHLKVRSALFDSIFGVGGGPMTIGQISELIVLAVIPLVVKRYSRKTILSVGLLAYVVRFAVFAYLPEPVFVVPALALHGLCFGCFFFLAFLIVDENTSSDVRASAQSLFNLIVLGLGVIVGNIAAGQIDKLAKPAGASEANFRVLFGVPMWVSIACLLALWLFYPSQDRTKTPA, encoded by the coding sequence ATGGCAACCGAGCCCGCCTTCTCTCGCTCCGCGCCGCCCACCGCCCCGCCGTTGCCTCTCGGATTGAACGTCCGGTTGTCGGCGATGATGTTTTTGCAGTATGCGATTTGGGGTGCGTGGCTGCCGTTGTTTTTCGCGTTTCTCACCGAACGCCCCCTCGCCCCCTTCACCGGAGAACAAGCGGGGTTGCTGTTTGGAGTGGCGGCGGTCGGCGCCATCATTGCTCCCTTTCTGGCTGGGCAAATTGCGGATCGCTATTTTTCCACAGAAAGATTTTTGGGACTCAGCCATTTGATCGGCGCTGGATTGATCTGGCAACTCGGCTCGCTAACCACGTTCAAGTCGCTGTTAGTATTCGGTTTCTTTTATTCCTTGATTTACGCGCCGACACTATCGTTGACGAATGCCTTGGCGTTTCACCACTTACCCGATCGCGATCGAGACTTCGGCCGCGTTCGCGTGTGGGGGACCGTCGGATGGATTGTGGTCGGAATTGGAATGGGGCAATGGCTGTTGAGAATGCACACGCCGCTTGGCGAGGAAGTCGCCGCCGAACAGATTCGGTCTGCGCACGTTCTGGGAATGGCCGATGCATTCCGCCTCAGTGGAGTGCTGGGCATTATCTTGGGCATTTATTGTTTTTTTCTGCCGCATACGCCGCCGCAAAAAGGTGAATCAAAGTTTGCTGCCGGCGAGGCGATGCAGGAAATCAAGCGGAATCCGCTGCTGACGTTGTTTCTCATCGCATTTCCAGTCAGTTGTATCCATCAGTTTTACTTCGTTCGTACCGAAGGCTTTCTTGGTCACCTTAAAGTTCGTTCGGCACTGTTCGATTCGATTTTTGGCGTTGGGGGCGGACCGATGACCATCGGTCAGATTTCCGAATTGATTGTCTTGGCCGTAATCCCCCTGGTCGTGAAGCGGTATTCGCGGAAGACGATTCTGTCGGTCGGTTTACTAGCGTATGTGGTGCGGTTCGCCGTATTCGCCTATTTGCCAGAACCAGTTTTTGTCGTGCCGGCGCTAGCGCTGCATGGGCTGTGCTTTGGTTGCTTTTTCTTTCTGGCGTTCTTGATTGTCGACGAAAATACTTCAAGCGACGTGCGTGCCAGCGCGCAGAGTTTGTTCAATCTGATTGTGCTTGGGTTGGGAGTGATCGTCGGCAATATTGCGGCCGGACAGATCGATAAACTTGCCAAGCCAGCGGGCGCATCGGAGGCGAATTTTCGTGTGTTGTTCGGCGTCCCCATGTGGGTTTCCATCGCGTGCTTGCTGGCGCTTTGGTTGTTCTATCCTTCGCAGGACCGCACGAAAACACCTGCGTAA
- the fhcD gene encoding formylmethanofuran--tetrahydromethanopterin N-formyltransferase has protein sequence MQLGSTRIDDTFAEAFRLRYARLVVTAHDDYWLNVAVQAFCGYATSIIACDAEAGVERRLTADETLDRRPGAAILVFGFAPEPLGKAIANRTGQCLMTCASSAVYDGLPDAADRVPLGKHLRFFGDGYQKSKLIDGRRYWRIPVMDGEFLVEDKLGVEKGVGGGNIIVQAAKLEPALAAVRRAIDAISAMPGVITPFPGGVARSGSKVGSRYKALKASTSDAFCPTLRGRVESRLHPETNHALEIVIDGVDETAVGQAMAAAMRAAAADDVVAISAGNYGGKLGKFHFHLRELLGRAAQDASSS, from the coding sequence ATGCAACTTGGAAGCACGCGGATCGATGACACGTTTGCCGAGGCTTTTCGCCTGCGGTATGCGCGGTTGGTGGTGACGGCTCATGACGATTACTGGCTTAATGTTGCGGTGCAGGCATTTTGCGGATACGCCACGTCGATTATCGCCTGCGATGCGGAAGCAGGCGTTGAACGCCGTTTGACCGCCGACGAAACGCTCGACCGTCGGCCTGGCGCGGCCATCTTGGTGTTCGGCTTTGCCCCCGAACCGCTTGGCAAGGCAATTGCCAACCGTACTGGCCAATGCTTGATGACCTGTGCGTCAAGCGCCGTCTATGATGGATTGCCGGATGCCGCCGATCGAGTTCCGCTCGGCAAGCACTTGCGTTTTTTTGGCGATGGCTACCAGAAGAGCAAGCTCATCGATGGCCGTCGTTACTGGCGGATTCCCGTAATGGACGGCGAGTTTTTAGTTGAGGATAAATTGGGCGTTGAAAAAGGGGTTGGTGGAGGAAACATCATTGTTCAGGCGGCAAAGCTGGAACCCGCCTTGGCCGCCGTGCGGAGGGCAATTGATGCGATCTCCGCAATGCCCGGCGTGATTACGCCGTTTCCCGGCGGAGTAGCCCGCAGCGGCAGCAAGGTTGGATCACGCTACAAAGCCCTCAAGGCGTCAACGAGCGATGCGTTTTGCCCCACGCTGCGTGGCCGAGTAGAATCACGGCTACACCCGGAAACGAATCACGCCCTAGAAATCGTCATTGATGGAGTCGATGAAACGGCCGTCGGCCAAGCAATGGCAGCGGCAATGCGGGCGGCGGCGGCCGACGACGTCGTTGCGATTTCAGCCGGCAACTACGGCGGAAAGCTGGGGAAGTTTCATTTCCATTTGCGCGAGTTGCTCGGCAGAGCAGCACAAGACGCGTCCAGTTCATAA
- a CDS encoding sigma-54-dependent Fis family transcriptional regulator codes for MKSDRILAENELLRRQLERPYSFDDIIGVGPLMQHVFATIQQVSDSNVDVLVIGETGTGKELVARAIHRLSARAKGAFVPVDCGAIPENLLESELFGHERGAFTGAEHRRIGLLEYADGGTFFLDELGELPLQLQPKLLRTLQERKVRRVGGREEIAVDVRLIAATSRDLEAMIRQERFRQDLYYRINVVRIELPPLRVRGDDIGLLAEYFTNRYSREMGKTIPSISVEAYQVLKQYPWPGNVRELQNVIRRAIALSKDTAIDLDDLPDEVIVASGQRDSTDAVGYFQLRDQYVATFERKYLTDLLNRYSGDVRAAAREAKLPRGTLYRLMKNHQIDGNDFRP; via the coding sequence ATGAAGTCCGATCGCATTCTTGCCGAGAACGAGTTGTTGCGTCGCCAGCTTGAGCGGCCCTATTCGTTCGACGATATTATCGGCGTTGGCCCGTTAATGCAGCATGTCTTCGCGACGATTCAGCAAGTGTCGGACTCCAACGTCGATGTACTGGTCATTGGCGAAACCGGCACCGGCAAGGAACTCGTTGCCCGCGCAATTCATCGCCTCAGCGCACGGGCCAAAGGGGCTTTTGTGCCGGTCGATTGCGGCGCGATTCCAGAGAATTTGCTCGAAAGCGAACTATTTGGCCACGAGCGCGGGGCATTTACAGGGGCCGAGCACCGTCGAATCGGGCTATTAGAGTATGCCGACGGCGGAACGTTTTTTCTCGACGAACTTGGCGAGTTGCCGCTGCAATTGCAGCCGAAACTGCTGCGAACCTTGCAAGAGCGCAAAGTTCGGCGCGTGGGTGGGCGAGAGGAAATCGCCGTCGATGTACGACTGATCGCGGCTACGTCGCGCGATTTGGAAGCGATGATTCGACAAGAGCGATTTCGGCAAGATTTGTATTACCGCATCAATGTAGTGCGCATCGAATTGCCGCCGTTGCGCGTGCGCGGCGACGACATTGGACTGTTGGCCGAGTATTTCACAAATCGCTATAGCCGCGAAATGGGCAAGACAATTCCAAGCATCTCCGTGGAAGCGTATCAAGTGCTGAAACAGTATCCGTGGCCGGGCAATGTGCGAGAATTACAAAATGTCATCCGCCGGGCAATTGCCCTATCCAAGGATACCGCCATCGATTTAGACGATTTGCCCGATGAAGTGATCGTCGCCTCCGGTCAACGCGATTCGACCGACGCGGTGGGATATTTTCAACTCCGCGATCAGTACGTAGCGACCTTCGAGCGAAAATATTTGACCGACCTGTTAAATCGCTACAGTGGTGATGTACGCGCCGCCGCGCGGGAAGCAAAACTTCCGCGCGGGACGCTGTATCGGCTCATGAAGAATCATCAGATTGATGGCAATGATTTTCGGCCATGA
- a CDS encoding C-terminal binding protein produces MSALHELNLEPRTLFMHRVLLTDYAWADLEIERTILHESDAELIVAKQGDAQSLAKLARDCDAIMTNWAKVSESVIAAAPQCKIISRLGIGLDNIDVAAATRRGIIVTNVPDYCIVEVAEHALALILALARKVAFYHYETMQRRYNLQDGPALRRIEGQTLGIVGYGNIGRKLAEKALGIGLKVLATGRARKDASQLPRGVCWREMDELLTESDYISLHVPHTPETQSMIGASSLAKMKPSAYLINTARGGLIDHAALSAALKAGQIAGAALDVQESEPPDLSQPPYDDPRVIVTPHAAFVSVESLENLRSRTARQVATRLQGGWPEHIVNPLVLQ; encoded by the coding sequence ATGTCTGCCCTACATGAGCTCAACCTTGAACCCCGAACCCTCTTTATGCACCGCGTTTTACTCACCGACTATGCCTGGGCGGATTTGGAAATCGAGCGAACAATTTTGCACGAATCCGACGCAGAATTGATCGTCGCCAAACAAGGGGACGCCCAATCGCTGGCGAAATTGGCTCGCGATTGCGACGCGATCATGACCAATTGGGCAAAAGTCTCCGAATCGGTGATTGCCGCCGCGCCGCAGTGCAAAATCATTTCGCGGCTGGGAATTGGACTGGACAACATCGACGTCGCAGCGGCAACCCGCCGAGGTATTATCGTCACGAATGTGCCGGATTATTGCATCGTCGAAGTGGCCGAGCATGCGCTGGCATTGATCTTGGCTCTGGCCCGCAAAGTGGCGTTTTATCACTACGAAACGATGCAGAGGCGATACAATTTGCAGGACGGGCCTGCCTTGCGGCGAATCGAAGGACAGACGCTCGGCATTGTCGGATATGGCAACATCGGCCGCAAGTTGGCGGAAAAAGCCCTGGGAATCGGCCTGAAAGTGCTGGCCACCGGCCGCGCGCGAAAGGATGCATCGCAACTGCCCAGGGGAGTTTGCTGGCGCGAAATGGATGAACTACTCACTGAGAGCGATTACATCAGCCTGCATGTCCCCCATACGCCAGAAACACAATCCATGATCGGGGCCTCTTCGCTAGCCAAAATGAAGCCGTCGGCCTATCTAATCAACACGGCCCGTGGCGGGCTGATCGATCATGCGGCGCTATCGGCGGCATTGAAGGCCGGACAGATTGCAGGGGCGGCGCTCGACGTGCAAGAATCCGAACCGCCCGACCTATCTCAGCCCCCTTACGACGATCCGCGAGTGATCGTTACGCCACACGCGGCGTTTGTCTCGGTCGAATCGTTGGAAAACCTTCGCAGCCGCACGGCTCGTCAAGTGGCCACACGCCTGCAAGGAGGCTGGCCGGAGCACATCGTCAACCCACTCGTGTTACAATAG
- a CDS encoding pyroglutamyl-peptidase I, with translation MTRVLLTAFEPYDRWKANASWLALVHLTQCLPAHPQLVTRLYPVDFSAMKERLAEDLSQRFDFALHVGQAPGSSRIQLEAIGLNIGGSYSQSPDQYRPLASDGPVAYRTALPVDNWAVKLRRAGIPAQVSYHAGTYLCNATMYWSHYLAERMGLKVQTAFIHVPLDISQTVNEPHGTPSLPASLAADAVRLILEEFA, from the coding sequence ATGACTCGCGTTTTACTAACTGCCTTCGAGCCGTACGATCGTTGGAAGGCAAACGCCAGTTGGCTAGCCTTGGTACATTTGACGCAATGTTTGCCGGCTCATCCGCAATTGGTCACCCGGTTGTATCCCGTGGATTTCTCCGCGATGAAGGAGCGGCTGGCGGAAGACTTGTCGCAAAGGTTCGACTTCGCGTTACACGTTGGCCAAGCGCCGGGTAGTTCGCGAATTCAACTCGAGGCAATTGGGTTGAATATCGGCGGGTCGTATAGCCAATCGCCCGATCAGTACCGCCCGTTGGCCAGCGACGGCCCAGTCGCCTACCGCACGGCGTTGCCCGTGGACAACTGGGCGGTGAAACTGCGCCGCGCCGGCATTCCTGCGCAAGTGTCATATCATGCAGGCACGTATTTGTGCAATGCAACGATGTACTGGTCACACTATCTGGCCGAGCGAATGGGCCTGAAAGTTCAGACGGCCTTCATTCACGTGCCGCTCGACATTTCGCAAACGGTGAACGAACCCCACGGCACGCCATCTCTGCCGGCCAGTCTGGCGGCGGATGCCGTGCGATTGATTTTGGAAGAATTCGCATAA
- a CDS encoding beta-lactamase family protein — protein MQRRHWFRWILLAFSISCPPLVRSAELPSSIQSKSVASTSNSQPADARQPSAFLASGLADSRLKPLDGLFQSFMAETPLIHHNDELNLAVFFNVRLSENNEEQVDVLMPGLQRATTSITGWLMEQVKPIEYVVAAADPAASPMAAPKQATEPAGPPNEYNQSDYELKNRPTTGTTVAQLKPFDDLMQSFMDENNLPGACLAVMRGGKLLYARGFGYSDVANKEPVQVNSLFRIASISKPFTAVAILRLVEKGKLSLDDRVFDLLEIEPFIEKVAKPDPQVKLITVRHCLQHTAGWDRGKSYDAMFIPLRIARSMKIDAPPDMRAIIRYMQGQPLDFSPGERYAYSNLGYMILGRIIEKVTGVDYESHMQQEILHPLGITDMRLGRSLLENRAPNEVRYYASGETAVAVTGPHFGMQVPKPYGSFYFESMDSHGGWLATAADLVKFASAFDRYDKCPLLKPVSIATMFDRPTGLAGYDHKGAPKREYYGCGWKVAPDGDGKGNVNHTGALDGTSTLMIHRNDGINMAVLFNFRRTKDRKALSTAMLPLLHKTANDIREWPETMAEPMPQISAGAPQ, from the coding sequence ATGCAACGACGACACTGGTTTCGATGGATATTGCTGGCATTTTCGATCAGTTGTCCGCCGCTGGTCCGATCGGCTGAACTGCCCAGCAGCATTCAATCGAAGTCTGTCGCTTCAACTTCGAATTCGCAACCCGCCGATGCTAGACAGCCGTCGGCATTTCTCGCAAGCGGTCTAGCTGACTCCCGTCTAAAGCCGCTCGATGGCTTGTTTCAATCATTCATGGCCGAAACGCCGCTCATCCACCACAACGATGAATTGAACCTGGCCGTGTTTTTCAACGTGCGACTGTCGGAAAATAACGAGGAACAAGTCGATGTGCTTATGCCTGGACTGCAACGCGCCACGACCAGCATTACCGGTTGGCTGATGGAGCAAGTCAAGCCGATCGAATATGTTGTGGCCGCCGCGGATCCTGCGGCGTCGCCAATGGCTGCGCCCAAACAGGCCACCGAGCCGGCAGGACCGCCCAACGAGTACAACCAGTCGGATTACGAGCTCAAGAATCGTCCGACCACTGGCACAACGGTTGCGCAATTAAAGCCGTTCGATGATTTGATGCAATCGTTCATGGACGAAAACAATTTGCCAGGTGCCTGCTTGGCCGTTATGCGCGGCGGCAAACTGCTCTATGCTCGCGGCTTTGGCTACAGCGACGTTGCCAACAAGGAGCCTGTACAGGTCAACTCACTATTTCGCATCGCCAGCATTAGCAAGCCGTTCACTGCCGTCGCCATTTTGCGGCTTGTGGAAAAAGGCAAGCTAAGCCTCGACGATCGCGTATTCGATCTGCTCGAAATCGAGCCGTTCATCGAGAAAGTCGCCAAGCCCGATCCGCAGGTGAAACTGATCACCGTCCGGCACTGTTTGCAGCACACCGCTGGCTGGGATCGCGGCAAGAGCTACGACGCGATGTTTATTCCTCTTCGCATCGCCCGGTCGATGAAGATCGACGCCCCGCCGGATATGAGGGCCATCATTCGCTACATGCAGGGACAGCCTCTCGATTTCTCGCCCGGCGAGCGATATGCCTACTCAAACTTGGGCTACATGATCTTGGGGCGCATCATTGAGAAAGTGACCGGTGTCGATTACGAATCTCACATGCAACAGGAAATTCTGCATCCGCTGGGCATTACCGACATGCGGCTGGGCCGTTCGCTGTTGGAAAACCGAGCACCCAACGAAGTGCGTTACTACGCCAGTGGCGAAACGGCGGTGGCCGTGACGGGGCCGCACTTTGGGATGCAGGTTCCCAAGCCATACGGCTCATTCTATTTCGAGTCGATGGATTCGCACGGTGGCTGGCTGGCGACCGCAGCCGACCTAGTGAAATTCGCCTCCGCCTTCGACCGCTACGACAAATGCCCGCTGCTCAAGCCTGTTTCGATTGCGACCATGTTTGATCGCCCCACGGGGCTTGCCGGTTACGATCACAAGGGTGCGCCTAAACGCGAATATTACGGCTGCGGCTGGAAAGTAGCCCCCGATGGCGATGGCAAAGGAAACGTCAACCACACTGGCGCTCTTGATGGCACTTCGACACTGATGATTCACCGCAACGACGGCATCAACATGGCGGTGCTGTTCAACTTTCGGCGTACAAAAGACAGGAAGGCACTTTCAACCGCGATGTTGCCGCTGCTGCACAAGACGGCCAATGATATCCGCGAGTGGCCGGAAACGATGGCGGAACCGATGCCGCAAATCTCGGCGGGCGCGCCACAATAA